A single region of the Gracilibacillus caseinilyticus genome encodes:
- a CDS encoding 5-methyltetrahydropteroyltriglutamate--homocysteine S-methyltransferase gives MSTKTVTAPFRADHVGSLLRPESLLEARKAYQEGNISAAELREVENKEIAHIVDKQIEVGLELVSDGEFRRRFWHTDFLEHLNGIEGYVPEVGYIFNGNEETERYNIRNNGKISFNQDHPFLQDFKEFNEIVNGRADAKQTIPSPNQLFNIGIRNETIYPDIEDFASDVIQAYRDAIKAFYDLGVRYLQFDDVYIAGLSSPDIPFNDGAYDRDYLIDLALRVVNGVLEDKPEDLVVTTHLCRGNYRSNWAFSGSYDLIAPTLFAKEKVDGFFLEYDDERSGGFKPLDYIPDGGARVVLGLFTSKTGELENKEQIKARVGEAAKYVPLEQLCLSPQCGFASTHHGNKLTEEDQWKKLKYIVEVTKEIWN, from the coding sequence ATGTCTACAAAAACAGTAACAGCACCATTTCGAGCAGATCATGTAGGAAGTTTGTTACGTCCAGAAAGTTTATTGGAGGCAAGAAAAGCGTATCAGGAAGGAAATATAAGTGCAGCAGAATTGCGAGAAGTAGAGAACAAAGAAATTGCACACATTGTCGATAAGCAGATTGAAGTTGGTCTGGAATTAGTATCTGATGGGGAGTTCCGCCGCCGCTTCTGGCATACGGATTTCTTGGAACATTTGAATGGAATTGAAGGTTATGTACCAGAAGTTGGTTACATATTTAACGGAAACGAAGAAACAGAGCGTTACAATATTCGCAATAATGGAAAAATCTCTTTTAATCAAGATCATCCATTCTTACAAGATTTTAAGGAATTTAATGAGATCGTCAATGGCCGTGCCGATGCTAAACAAACGATCCCAAGTCCGAATCAATTATTTAATATAGGGATTCGTAATGAAACCATTTATCCGGATATTGAGGATTTTGCAAGTGATGTCATTCAGGCATACCGTGATGCCATTAAAGCTTTTTACGATTTAGGTGTACGATATTTGCAATTTGATGATGTTTATATTGCTGGATTATCGTCACCGGACATTCCTTTTAATGATGGTGCGTATGACAGAGATTATTTAATTGATTTAGCTTTACGTGTAGTGAATGGTGTTTTAGAAGACAAACCGGAAGATTTAGTTGTGACCACGCATTTATGTCGTGGAAATTACCGTTCTAATTGGGCTTTCTCTGGAAGTTATGATCTCATTGCACCGACACTGTTTGCAAAAGAGAAAGTGGATGGATTCTTCTTGGAGTATGATGATGAACGTTCTGGTGGATTCAAGCCGCTAGACTATATTCCAGATGGCGGTGCTCGAGTGGTATTGGGCTTATTCACTTCAAAAACTGGTGAATTAGAAAATAAAGAACAAATCAAAGCAAGAGTAGGGGAAGCTGCCAAATACGTACCACTTGAACAGTTGTGCTTAAGCCCTCAATGTGGATTTGCATCGACTCATCACGGTAATAAATTGACAGAAGAAGATCAGTGGAAAAAACTGAAATATATTGTAGAAGTAACCAAAGAAATCTGGAATTAA
- a CDS encoding DUF4145 domain-containing protein — MEDVKQNYFYYFLNELSHDLAAIARELEFSVFSSPRTMLTHSRAFIENLVQRVLRIEEIDAGESNNLNDQIKLLQTNGLLTESPYEALDRIRHLGNQAAHQLRAFRYREALEAWEALYVVMKWYVEVYGSPSITVPTYQEPSLTTDHKYDIQELELKLHALEQRLVDHFQSMTETEVQEERHFTEQTVSLPGETIIRTITYKQQSIDIPYFLRDAFLLPQRFENSTRFMVALGGVQQARIMSELPEDLEGISTFVKRYKAENEQQMYDDLVRFVKQEWTRRKIAHQRPGELLLFFRNQHLIMTERLANIPLTDSYFTGFPYFLRQMHHDGIEYVGQLPQELFILAKYDRVGSTTVEKFFTQIQALAQANNEHK; from the coding sequence ATGGAAGATGTGAAACAGAACTATTTTTATTATTTTCTTAACGAATTATCCCATGATTTAGCGGCAATTGCACGGGAATTAGAATTTAGCGTATTTTCCAGTCCGAGAACGATGTTGACTCATTCACGAGCATTTATCGAGAATCTTGTACAACGTGTATTACGAATAGAAGAAATTGATGCTGGGGAGTCCAACAATCTAAACGACCAAATCAAGTTATTGCAAACGAATGGATTGTTAACCGAGAGCCCATATGAAGCGTTGGATAGAATTCGACATTTAGGTAACCAAGCAGCTCACCAATTACGCGCATTTCGTTATCGTGAAGCACTGGAAGCTTGGGAAGCTTTATATGTTGTGATGAAGTGGTATGTGGAGGTGTATGGATCACCTTCCATTACCGTCCCAACCTATCAGGAGCCGAGCCTTACAACAGATCATAAATACGACATTCAAGAACTAGAACTGAAATTACATGCATTGGAACAACGTCTTGTCGACCATTTTCAGTCTATGACAGAAACAGAGGTTCAAGAAGAGCGTCATTTCACTGAGCAAACTGTCAGTCTGCCTGGTGAAACAATTATTAGAACAATTACCTACAAGCAACAATCCATTGACATTCCCTATTTTTTGCGAGATGCATTCTTATTGCCACAGCGATTTGAAAATTCTACCAGATTTATGGTAGCTTTAGGAGGTGTCCAGCAAGCACGGATTATGAGTGAGCTTCCAGAAGACTTGGAGGGCATTTCAACTTTCGTAAAACGATATAAGGCCGAAAATGAGCAGCAGATGTATGATGATTTAGTTCGATTTGTCAAGCAGGAATGGACCAGAAGAAAAATAGCACATCAACGTCCTGGAGAGCTTTTATTGTTTTTCCGAAATCAACACCTTATTATGACGGAACGTTTGGCCAACATTCCTTTAACTGATTCATATTTCACGGGCTTTCCTTATTTCTTGCGGCAAATGCACCATGATGGAATCGAATATGTCGGACAATTGCCTCAGGAATTATTCATATTGGCTAAATACGACCGTGTCGGCTCCACAACAGTTGAAAAGTTCTTTACCCAAATACAAGCATTGGCGCAGGCAAACAACGAACACAAATAG
- a CDS encoding class I SAM-dependent methyltransferase — MNNPIESVFDQLASIYENSVDTDSLYNTEYERPAMMNLLPKKMDGLKVLDAGCAAGWYTKTLLQRGAEVIAIDVSKQMVEAAKRRVGDQADIRQLSLAEPLPFEQDRFHYVISSLTLHYLEEWQPTFREFSRILKPGGKLLYSIHHPLTEIRLAEQPDYFSVEAYIDQWKKQGESFQVPMYRRPLQRVINDTIRYFKLDQVIEPLPTDVFKQRFPDKYKKIRKQPNFLMVQSSVIPDNDSKA; from the coding sequence ATGAATAATCCGATCGAGAGTGTATTTGACCAGTTGGCCAGTATTTATGAGAATTCAGTCGATACAGATAGTCTATACAATACGGAATATGAACGACCAGCAATGATGAATCTATTACCAAAAAAGATGGACGGGCTCAAAGTATTAGATGCCGGTTGTGCGGCAGGCTGGTATACCAAAACATTATTGCAACGAGGTGCAGAAGTAATTGCAATTGATGTTAGTAAACAAATGGTAGAAGCAGCCAAAAGACGAGTAGGTGATCAAGCTGACATTCGCCAATTAAGTTTGGCAGAGCCACTCCCTTTTGAGCAAGATCGTTTTCATTATGTTATCAGTTCCTTAACACTCCACTATCTGGAAGAATGGCAGCCGACATTTCGAGAATTCTCTCGGATACTAAAACCTGGTGGAAAACTGCTGTATTCGATCCACCATCCTTTAACAGAGATTCGACTCGCTGAACAACCTGACTATTTTTCGGTAGAGGCTTATATTGATCAATGGAAAAAGCAAGGAGAGTCCTTTCAGGTTCCAATGTATCGAAGGCCGTTACAGCGAGTAATTAATGATACGATTCGTTATTTTAAGCTCGATCAGGTAATCGAACCATTACCAACGGATGTGTTTAAACAACGATTTCCTGACAAATATAAAAAGATTCGGAAGCAGCCAAACTTTTTAATGGTTCAATCATCGGTAATACCTGACAATGATTCCAAGGCTTAA
- a CDS encoding class I SAM-dependent DNA methyltransferase, with protein MVYSKLAYIYDMLMDDELYDNWQAFVEQFIKGGQLLDLGCGTGRMSKRFANAHFSVTGVDLSEDMLAYAQSSSSGIQYIQQDIRELNGLHGFDAVVSLCDVINYITSTNDLETVFRNVRHCLVDGGYFIFDIHSLKHFAEDMIGHTFSEIYEDITYVWLCEQGEEVGSVEHDLTFFLLDELTGQYQRFDEQHVQRTFAVDTYVQLLEQTGFDLQGIYGDFSVTEAENPEENERIFFVCKKN; from the coding sequence ATGGTTTACTCTAAATTAGCTTATATTTACGATATGTTAATGGATGACGAATTGTATGACAATTGGCAGGCTTTTGTTGAACAATTCATTAAAGGTGGCCAACTTCTCGATTTAGGATGTGGTACGGGAAGAATGAGCAAGCGCTTTGCAAATGCTCATTTTTCTGTAACTGGTGTAGACCTTTCGGAAGATATGCTGGCATACGCGCAATCCAGTTCATCTGGAATTCAGTATATTCAACAAGATATTCGAGAATTAAATGGATTACATGGATTTGATGCTGTGGTCAGTTTGTGTGATGTCATCAACTACATTACATCCACTAATGATTTAGAAACAGTTTTTAGAAATGTCCGGCATTGTCTTGTGGATGGTGGTTATTTCATATTTGATATACACAGCCTTAAGCATTTTGCCGAGGATATGATTGGTCATACATTTTCTGAAATATATGAAGACATTACCTATGTCTGGTTATGTGAACAAGGTGAAGAGGTGGGGAGTGTCGAGCATGATCTCACCTTTTTTCTGCTGGATGAATTGACCGGTCAATATCAGCGTTTTGATGAACAGCATGTTCAACGTACGTTTGCAGTAGACACGTATGTTCAATTATTAGAGCAAACAGGGTTTGATTTGCAAGGCATTTATGGCGATTTCTCAGTAACAGAAGCAGAGAATCCAGAAGAAAACGAACGAATTTTTTTCGTTTGCAAGAAGAACTAA
- a CDS encoding zinc ribbon domain-containing protein, with protein sequence MSQHGCVKCGSTNANQKEVSMTGTGLSKMFDVQNNQFLVVYCEDCGYSEFYNKQASKGSNILDLFFG encoded by the coding sequence ATGAGCCAGCACGGATGTGTAAAATGCGGAAGTACAAATGCGAATCAAAAAGAAGTGTCGATGACTGGAACAGGATTATCGAAAATGTTTGATGTGCAAAACAATCAATTTTTAGTCGTATACTGTGAGGATTGCGGTTATTCAGAGTTTTATAATAAACAAGCATCTAAAGGATCCAATATCCTTGATTTATTTTTTGGATAA
- the yqeK gene encoding bis(5'-nucleosyl)-tetraphosphatase (symmetrical) YqeK produces the protein MNRAEALKIVERQLTKKRYEHTVRVMETALDIAGHYQVDRQKVELAAIFHDYAKYRHPEEMKRWIIQEKLPHDLLEYHQELWHGPVGSVMIEREVGISDPEIQSAIYWHTTGKRNMTLMDKIIFIADYVEPGREFAGVEEVRGLVFENIDRACWLAARNTIQFLMGKEQPVYPDTFQLYNEKIGRNMNG, from the coding sequence ATGAACAGAGCAGAAGCATTGAAAATAGTAGAGAGACAATTAACAAAAAAAAGGTACGAGCACACGGTTCGCGTGATGGAAACGGCATTAGACATAGCAGGCCATTATCAAGTTGATCGTCAAAAAGTTGAACTAGCTGCTATCTTTCATGATTACGCAAAATACCGTCATCCAGAAGAAATGAAAAGATGGATTATACAAGAAAAACTGCCTCATGATCTGTTAGAATACCACCAGGAATTATGGCATGGACCGGTAGGATCTGTCATGATCGAACGTGAAGTGGGGATCTCGGACCCTGAAATACAGAGCGCTATTTATTGGCATACTACTGGTAAGCGTAATATGACCTTAATGGATAAGATTATTTTTATTGCAGACTACGTAGAGCCTGGCAGAGAGTTCGCGGGTGTTGAGGAAGTCAGAGGGCTGGTATTCGAAAATATCGACAGGGCATGCTGGTTAGCAGCCAGGAATACCATTCAGTTTTTAATGGGAAAAGAACAACCGGTTTATCCTGATACATTTCAATTATATAATGAAAAAATAGGGAGGAACATGAATGGATAG
- a CDS encoding DUF2515 family protein, whose protein sequence is MAIIKPSYPLPYPLNIIKHRLQNKKSYYAIKDQLSEPEQKLINQINHDTRQYNRNNVTRTEAYFRFYQQFPEVEWSFLAHMVSRNAGWNMTDLKGSLLSKLLTKEQQQYFFHFLERNNWLIFQDAYPQLRLYEASIRLSKNMFYMLPLFGVSYFMKVIWDYFYENRQRSLITNALIINEQNYIENRVINNPQYARTNMEALEFIVQQMMQMNQIMFPYKKEHKVQLVGLNVHRFESLPNRIDIGKQLYQVLFHPKYYAAIYQFAVKTPHSGSRKDYWPSVFRESCHDPLIRIERETPAAWRLKPLFSPKLSDVWTDIQHPNSEKEDWYTDWHTVYLLDQMNPPKNPDILPAYHQTLAKLQLAVKIKEWIGK, encoded by the coding sequence GTGGCAATCATTAAGCCATCTTATCCTCTTCCGTATCCATTAAATATAATAAAACATCGATTACAAAACAAAAAAAGCTATTACGCAATTAAAGATCAGTTATCTGAACCTGAGCAAAAACTAATTAATCAGATTAACCATGACACCAGACAATATAATCGAAATAACGTCACACGTACAGAAGCTTATTTTCGCTTTTATCAGCAATTTCCAGAAGTCGAATGGAGCTTTTTGGCGCATATGGTATCAAGAAATGCCGGTTGGAATATGACCGATCTTAAAGGCAGTCTATTATCCAAACTACTGACAAAAGAACAGCAGCAATACTTTTTTCATTTTTTAGAACGGAACAATTGGCTGATATTTCAAGATGCCTATCCTCAGTTGCGCTTATACGAAGCGAGTATCCGCCTTAGCAAGAATATGTTTTACATGCTTCCGTTATTTGGAGTTTCCTACTTTATGAAAGTGATATGGGATTACTTTTATGAAAATAGACAACGTTCTCTGATTACCAATGCTTTGATTATCAACGAACAAAATTACATCGAAAACCGTGTCATTAACAACCCACAATATGCTAGAACGAATATGGAGGCGCTCGAATTTATCGTTCAGCAGATGATGCAAATGAACCAAATTATGTTTCCTTACAAGAAAGAGCATAAGGTCCAGTTAGTCGGGTTAAATGTCCATCGCTTTGAGTCATTACCTAACCGAATTGACATCGGAAAACAACTTTATCAAGTATTATTTCACCCAAAATATTATGCAGCCATTTATCAATTCGCGGTTAAAACGCCTCATTCTGGATCAAGAAAAGATTATTGGCCATCAGTCTTTCGCGAAAGTTGCCATGATCCGTTAATAAGAATAGAAAGGGAAACTCCAGCTGCCTGGCGGTTGAAACCATTATTCAGTCCGAAGCTAAGCGATGTTTGGACAGATATTCAACACCCGAATAGCGAAAAGGAAGATTGGTATACAGACTGGCACACTGTATATTTACTAGATCAGATGAACCCTCCGAAAAATCCAGACATACTACCGGCATACCATCAAACACTAGCGAAACTTCAACTGGCGGTAAAAATCAAAGAGTGGATCGGAAAGTAA
- the rsfS gene encoding ribosome silencing factor: MDSKQLADQVAKACDDKRAEDIVIMDMKNVSLIADYFLICQGTNERQVQAIAREVKDLAQEEEIEVKRLEGFDQARWVLVDLGDVVCHIFHRDERQYYNLEKLWGDAPQLEVKL; this comes from the coding sequence ATGGATAGTAAACAATTAGCTGATCAAGTAGCAAAAGCATGCGATGACAAAAGAGCAGAAGACATTGTTATTATGGATATGAAAAATGTTTCGCTAATCGCTGATTATTTTTTAATTTGTCAGGGAACAAACGAACGCCAGGTACAAGCAATTGCTCGGGAAGTGAAAGATCTTGCACAAGAAGAAGAAATTGAAGTGAAACGATTGGAAGGTTTTGATCAAGCGAGATGGGTATTGGTTGATCTTGGCGACGTGGTATGTCACATTTTTCATCGTGATGAACGGCAATATTACAATTTGGAGAAATTGTGGGGAGATGCTCCACAGCTTGAAGTGAAATTATAA
- a CDS encoding patatin-like phospholipase family protein, with translation MKNIGLVLEGGGSRGVFTAGVLNFLMEQNIYIPYVIGVSSGACNGSSYISRQIERNKKVNIDYVSHPDYLSLRNWVTKRQLFGMDFLFDTLPNQLVPFDYHTFQSAKEEFVVGTTDCLTGEPVFYSKAEYAQDMMTVIRASSSLPVVAPPINFQSRVLMDGGIADPIPIVQSMKDGNQKNVVVLTRNRGYFKKRASQNWYIKRKYKDFPGLIKAIEKRHQVYNDTLQYLYEQEKQGNVFIISPNEKLTVGRVEKNKNKLMDLYRKGYQDTKKLKAPLQEFLA, from the coding sequence ATGAAAAATATTGGATTAGTATTAGAAGGCGGAGGCAGCAGGGGTGTTTTTACTGCCGGTGTTCTAAACTTTTTAATGGAACAGAATATTTACATACCATACGTAATTGGTGTATCTTCAGGAGCATGTAATGGATCCTCCTATATCTCCAGACAAATCGAACGCAATAAAAAGGTTAATATTGATTATGTCAGTCATCCAGATTATTTATCCTTACGCAACTGGGTAACAAAGAGGCAGTTATTCGGAATGGATTTTCTGTTTGATACGCTTCCTAATCAATTGGTTCCTTTTGATTATCACACATTCCAATCTGCAAAAGAAGAATTTGTCGTTGGTACAACGGATTGTTTAACAGGAGAGCCTGTCTTTTATAGTAAAGCGGAATATGCCCAGGATATGATGACGGTAATTCGTGCATCTAGTTCACTGCCTGTTGTAGCACCTCCGATTAATTTTCAGAGTCGAGTTTTAATGGATGGTGGTATAGCCGATCCGATTCCTATTGTACAATCGATGAAGGATGGCAATCAGAAAAATGTTGTTGTGTTGACTAGAAATCGTGGTTATTTCAAAAAGCGTGCAAGTCAAAACTGGTACATTAAGCGAAAGTACAAAGACTTTCCAGGATTGATTAAAGCGATTGAGAAACGTCATCAGGTATACAATGACACATTGCAGTATTTGTATGAACAAGAAAAACAGGGAAATGTTTTTATTATTTCTCCAAATGAGAAGTTAACAGTGGGCAGGGTAGAAAAAAATAAAAATAAATTGATGGATTTGTACAGGAAAGGTTATCAAGATACGAAGAAACTGAAAGCCCCTTTACAAGAATTTTTAGCTTAG
- a CDS encoding YqcI/YcgG family protein, with the protein MTRLYQYPDQQKLSSWEQTVLESFKQKMTDRQRPFPCIPATIGFATNQLRYGFVGDPAVDSTIRDVAALLTAYTKQSRAYGRYTSLIIFFQISENAELSPSVENFEKIFWNHLERLNKYDEKEWPSDIPTDPHHPAWEYCFHGERYFMFCATPAHKNRMSRQFDSFMLAITPRWVLEQFNSSPKHAEKIKQQIRKRIDNYDQLTIHSALNSYGESDNFEWRQYFLRDDNSSLSKCPFHR; encoded by the coding sequence ATCACTCGTTTATATCAATATCCCGATCAGCAAAAACTTTCCAGTTGGGAACAAACGGTCTTGGAAAGCTTCAAACAAAAAATGACTGATCGGCAACGTCCCTTTCCATGCATTCCGGCAACCATTGGTTTTGCTACGAATCAATTACGGTACGGCTTTGTCGGCGATCCTGCTGTTGATTCAACCATTCGCGATGTAGCAGCATTGCTTACAGCCTACACAAAACAGTCGAGAGCATATGGACGCTATACTTCGCTTATTATATTCTTTCAAATTTCTGAGAATGCTGAGCTTTCTCCATCAGTAGAAAATTTCGAAAAAATCTTTTGGAATCATTTAGAACGACTAAATAAATACGATGAGAAGGAATGGCCATCAGATATTCCAACAGACCCCCACCATCCCGCTTGGGAGTATTGTTTTCATGGTGAGCGGTATTTCATGTTCTGCGCTACACCGGCACATAAAAATCGGATGAGCAGACAATTTGATAGTTTCATGCTCGCTATCACCCCTCGATGGGTATTAGAGCAATTTAATAGTAGTCCAAAGCATGCAGAAAAGATAAAACAACAAATCAGAAAACGGATAGATAACTATGACCAACTCACTATTCACTCTGCATTAAATAGCTACGGTGAATCTGATAACTTTGAATGGAGGCAATATTTTTTACGAGATGACAACAGCTCATTATCAAAATGTCCTTTCCATCGATAA
- a CDS encoding type 1 glutamine amidotransferase domain-containing protein, with amino-acid sequence MTKQVLMVVTNHTKIRDQHKTGLWLEEFAVPYLVFKEKGYRVKVTSIEGGEVALDPNSVEDKPEWNEAEAELKDTAKVSKEDVHGFDAIFLPGGHGTMFDFPENETLQYLLQQFAEDNRIIGSVCHGPAGLVNATYRNGTPLVKDKHVTSFTDSEEKEMQLDQYMPFLLETKIRDNGAHFSAKENWSDHAIRDGFLVTGQNPQSSKSTAEKVVEALEV; translated from the coding sequence GTGACAAAACAAGTTTTAATGGTCGTAACCAATCATACAAAAATAAGAGATCAGCATAAAACAGGGCTTTGGCTAGAAGAATTCGCCGTCCCTTATTTAGTATTTAAAGAAAAAGGTTACCGTGTAAAGGTGACAAGTATCGAAGGTGGAGAAGTAGCACTAGATCCGAACAGTGTCGAGGACAAGCCGGAATGGAATGAAGCAGAAGCAGAACTCAAAGATACTGCGAAGGTAAGTAAAGAGGATGTCCATGGATTTGACGCGATCTTTCTGCCAGGTGGTCACGGAACAATGTTTGATTTTCCAGAAAATGAAACATTACAATATTTACTTCAGCAATTTGCTGAAGATAATCGGATCATTGGTTCCGTTTGTCACGGACCGGCAGGTTTAGTGAATGCCACTTATCGAAATGGTACGCCATTAGTGAAAGATAAGCATGTCACTTCTTTTACGGACAGTGAAGAAAAAGAAATGCAATTAGATCAATATATGCCCTTTTTACTGGAGACGAAGATACGAGATAATGGTGCCCACTTCTCAGCGAAAGAAAACTGGTCTGATCATGCGATTAGAGACGGTTTTTTAGTAACAGGACAAAATCCGCAATCCAGTAAAAGTACAGCTGAAAAAGTAGTGGAGGCATTAGAAGTGTAA
- a CDS encoding CoA-disulfide reductase, which produces MKYVIIGGVAAGMSAAMEIVRTDNNADVTVLERGADYSYGQCGLPYVINGLVPSTESVIARSVETFRNKYGIDAKIHTEVIDIDVTSQTVRYRVNQQGKHEITYDRLLIATGADPIMPEWEGSDLEGIHCLKTIPDTKAIMADLSEKVEQITIVGGGYIGLEMAESFTSLGKKVRLIQRGDQLASIFDNEMAALIENEARKHNVEVILTEEVTGFSGNQRVQKVITDKSQYPSDLVLISAGVKPNTEFLAHSNIQRNEEGAIRVNPYMQTSAANVFAAGDCATDYHIVKQLEDYIPLGTTANKQGRIAGANMAGNPLTFKGIVGTSIIKFFDLSLARTGLTEAEATKLQIPYEALSRKSTNHAGYYPGADLLHIKLLYHRQTNQLLGGQVISEEGTDKRIDVLATALYNKMTIQELQDLDLSYAPPYNSVWDPIQQISRRT; this is translated from the coding sequence ATGAAATATGTGATTATTGGTGGTGTAGCAGCCGGAATGAGTGCAGCAATGGAAATCGTTCGAACAGATAACAATGCTGATGTAACCGTGTTAGAACGAGGTGCTGATTATTCCTATGGTCAATGTGGTTTACCTTATGTTATAAACGGACTCGTCCCATCAACTGAATCTGTCATAGCACGTTCTGTAGAGACGTTTCGAAATAAATACGGGATTGATGCCAAAATACATACAGAAGTTATCGATATTGATGTCACCAGTCAGACAGTTCGGTATAGAGTGAATCAACAAGGCAAGCACGAAATTACATATGATCGTTTATTAATTGCTACTGGTGCAGATCCGATTATGCCAGAATGGGAAGGGAGTGATCTAGAAGGGATTCATTGTTTAAAAACAATACCTGACACAAAAGCTATTATGGCTGATTTATCAGAGAAAGTGGAGCAGATAACGATTGTTGGTGGTGGCTATATTGGCTTGGAAATGGCAGAAAGCTTCACTTCTCTTGGAAAAAAAGTAAGGTTGATACAAAGAGGAGATCAACTCGCCAGCATTTTCGATAATGAAATGGCTGCTCTCATTGAAAATGAGGCGCGTAAGCACAATGTTGAAGTCATTTTAACGGAAGAGGTCACAGGTTTTAGCGGCAACCAACGAGTCCAGAAAGTCATAACAGATAAATCTCAGTATCCTAGTGATTTGGTTCTAATTAGTGCTGGAGTCAAACCTAATACAGAATTCCTTGCGCATTCTAATATCCAGCGTAATGAAGAAGGAGCTATTCGCGTTAATCCGTATATGCAAACTTCGGCAGCCAATGTTTTTGCAGCGGGGGATTGTGCGACAGATTATCATATTGTAAAACAGTTGGAAGATTATATTCCACTTGGAACGACAGCAAATAAACAAGGCAGGATTGCAGGAGCAAATATGGCGGGGAATCCGTTAACGTTTAAAGGGATTGTCGGAACTTCTATTATCAAATTCTTTGACTTATCATTAGCGAGAACTGGATTAACGGAAGCAGAGGCGACGAAATTACAAATACCGTATGAAGCACTTTCGAGAAAGAGCACTAATCATGCAGGATATTACCCTGGTGCTGATCTATTACATATCAAGCTATTATATCATCGCCAAACCAATCAATTATTGGGGGGGCAAGTGATTAGTGAAGAAGGGACAGATAAGCGAATTGATGTACTTGCTACTGCTTTGTATAATAAAATGACAATTCAGGAACTGCAAGATCTGGATCTTTCCTATGCGCCACCCTACAACAGTGTTTGGGACCCTATTCAACAAATTTCCCGTAGAACTTAA
- a CDS encoding HAD family hydrolase, whose protein sequence is MKTIIFDVDDTLYDQSLSFHHTFRKIIASYYSYDELDQIYRRSREYSEILFDKSEAGEISIYEWQTGRIIKACQDFNIVITEAQAASFHQQYKREQAKIQLFPEMEQLLTYLKDSGKQMAILTNGDTEHQTMKIKQLGLEQWIPADHIFISGSYGVAKPKLEIFQVVEQALGCHPDDTVYIGDSFEKDIEGAKHVGWKAIWMNHRKRTVSNTVYEADQEIHHASELLAHFQVAR, encoded by the coding sequence ATGAAGACCATTATTTTTGATGTGGATGATACATTGTATGATCAGTCATTATCGTTTCATCATACATTTCGCAAGATTATAGCTAGCTATTATTCCTACGATGAATTGGATCAGATTTACCGTCGAAGCCGGGAGTATAGTGAAATTTTATTTGACAAGAGTGAAGCAGGAGAAATTTCTATATACGAATGGCAGACAGGTAGAATTATAAAAGCGTGTCAAGATTTTAATATTGTCATTACTGAAGCGCAAGCAGCCAGCTTTCACCAGCAATACAAAAGGGAACAGGCCAAGATTCAACTTTTTCCGGAAATGGAACAGCTCTTAACTTATTTAAAAGATTCCGGTAAACAGATGGCAATATTAACGAATGGCGACACGGAACATCAGACAATGAAAATAAAGCAATTAGGTCTGGAGCAATGGATTCCAGCAGATCATATTTTTATTTCTGGTTCGTATGGAGTGGCAAAACCGAAATTGGAGATCTTTCAAGTGGTAGAACAAGCTCTTGGTTGTCATCCAGATGATACAGTCTATATTGGTGACTCCTTCGAAAAAGATATAGAAGGGGCAAAACATGTGGGGTGGAAGGCAATCTGGATGAATCATCGTAAGCGGACCGTTAGCAATACTGTTTACGAAGCAGACCAGGAAATACATCATGCCAGCGAATTGCTGGCACATTTTCAAGTAGCACGTTAA